In a genomic window of Penaeus chinensis breed Huanghai No. 1 chromosome 30, ASM1920278v2, whole genome shotgun sequence:
- the LOC125041437 gene encoding dnaJ homolog subfamily C member 10-like, producing the protein MTKLLVCLFLLCHFSSLALADDFYEMLGVARNANEREIRKGFKKKALTLHPDKNTDDPDAHEKFVRLNRAYEVLKDEDLRKKYDMYGEEGLDENRSSGNQYHSWSYYHDNFGIYDDDPEVVTLNKADFEQSVTGSEDIWFINFYHPMCSHCHTLAPVWREVARDLEGVVRIGAVNCDDEYHLCSSQGIRSYPTLVSYPGRIFYRQEKSKESLIDFMLKQVQSSVITLQKSNLESILEYEDYKSRPWLVIFYEDTDEVDDLWITQKKLSAIFDGIVNFGRVECFQQKSLCSSLGMKSGLKFFEVDQIRKGQGTVIPSLNVQEIAKEVLALLPEMKKLDEETFKNIRRNLEMREETVAWLMHFSSDSDDDTFEIRKLPGLLPSLKMGQVDCSLLKKLCDDLYIAKTPTFMIFKPSGGYELHHGRLLAHDIAVFAREGAAATRFQILTPEEFPKVLTDGSTWFVDFYAPWCPPCMKLLPEFRKASRLVETPVKFGSIDCTTHQSLCTRFNIHQYPTTILYNQSVPHEYSGYHTADQIVEFVKDTLNPAVISLDEDKFDNLIENKPQGELWVVDYFAHWCGHCKEMAPEYRRFARIMADVPNVHIATIDCANFRSSCSRQGITSYPSIVLYPSESVGTRRAEKYNGWSRDADSFRQWVYSRMSSVVTVLNDRSYEQILNNREPWLVDFYAPWCGHCHVFAPDFEDIARALQGTVKAGKIDCERYRWVCSGAGVNAYPTVKLYVGSPNGGRQNVNGINFPNLNKQTILSNIPRYLPKNSKNHDEL; encoded by the exons ATGACAAAGCTCCTAGtctgccttttcctcctctgCCACTTCTCTTCGCTTGCGTTGGCGGACGATTTCTACGAGATGCTTGGAGTGGCCAGGAATGCAAACGAGAGGGAGATTCGCAAAGGCTTTAAGAAGAAGGCCCTCACCTTGCACCCTGACAAGAACACG gATGACCCCGATGCCCATGAAAAATTTGTGCGGCTAAATCGTGCTTATGAAGTACTGAAGGATGAAGACCTCAGGAAGAAGTACGACATGTATGGAGAGGAAGGACTGGATGAAAATAG GTCATCTGGGAATCAGTATCATTCTTGGAGCTATTATCATGACAATTTCGGCATATATGATGATGACCCAGAAGTTGTTACTCTCAACAAAGCAGACTTTG AGCAAAGTGTCACTGGATCGGAAGACATATGGTTTATCAATTTTTACCACCCGATGTGCTCTCACTGCCACACCCTGGCTCCAGTGTGGCGTGAAGTTGCTCGGGACCTGGAGGGTGTAGTGCGGATTGGTGCCGTGAACTGTGATGATGAATACCACCTTTGTTCCTCTCAGGGTATTCGATCATACCCAACACTCGTCTCCTATCCTGGG aGAATCTTCTATAGGCAAGAGAAGAGCAAGGAGAGCCTAATTGACTTCATGCTAAAACAAGTGCAATCATCTGTAATCACTCTGCAGAAATCAAACCTGGAGTCCATTTTAGAATATGAAGATTACAAGAGCAGGCCATGGCTTGTGATATTTTATGAAGACACAGATGAAGTTGATGACTTGTGGATTACTCAGAAGAAACTGAGTGCTATATTT gATGGAATTGTCAACTTCGGGCGTGTAGAGTGTTTTCAGCAGAAGAGCCTGTGCTCCTCCCTGGGCATGAAGTCGGGGCTGAAGTTCTTTGAAGTTGACCAGATCAGGAAGGGCCAAGGCACAGTAATCCCCAGTCTGAATGTGCAAGAAATTGCGAAGGAAGTTTTAGCCCTGCTGCCTGAAATGAAGAAGTTGGATGAGGAGACATTTAAG AACATTCGTCGCAACCTAGAAATGCGAGAGGAAACAGTGGCCTGGTTGATGCACTTTAgcagtgacagtgatgatgatacatTTGAG ATCCGTAAATTACCCGGCTTGCTTCCATCGCTGAAGATGGGCCAGGTGGATTGCTCTCTACTAAAAAAGCTCTGTGATGATCTATACATTGCTAAAACGCCAACTTTTATGATTTTCAAGCCTAGCGGAGGATATGAGTTACATCAT GGGCGTCTGCTGGCCCATGACATTGCAGTGTTTGCTCGAGAGGGAGCAGCTGCCACACGATTCCAGATCCTGACTCCAGAGGAGTTTCCTAAGGTCCtgacagatggctctacatggtTTGTGGATTTCTATGCTCCTTGGTGCCCACCGTGTATGAAGCTACTGCCAGAGTTTCGTAAAGCTAGCCGGCTGGTGGAGACCCCAGTAAAGTTTG GTAGCATTGATTGCACTACACACCAAAGTTTGTGCACAAGGTTCAATATTCATCAGTATCCGACTACAATTTTGTACAATCAGAGTGTTCCTCATGAGTACAGTGGATACCACACTGCAGATCAAATTGTAGAATTTGTTAAGGACACACTTAACCCAGCAG TTATATCACTAGACGAAGACAAGTTTGACAACCTGATTGAGAACAAACCTCAAGGCGAGCTATGGGTTGTTGACTACTTTGCCCACTGGTGTGGACACTGCAAAGAAATGGCGCCTGAATATCGGCGTTTTGCACGTATAATGGCTGATGTGCCTAATGTGCATATTGCCACCATTGACTGTGCCAACTTTCGATCGTCTTGCTCTCGACAGGGTATAACAAGCTATCCCTCAATTGTGCTGTACCCGTCTGAAAGTGTGGGAACAAGGAGAGCTGA GAAATATAATGGTTGGTCCAGAGATGCAGATTCCTTTAGACAGTGGGTGTATTCAAGGATGTCATCTGTGGTCACAGTCCTGAATGACAGGTCATATGAGCAAATACTTAATAATAGGGAACCTTGGCTTGTTGACTTCTATGCCCCTTGGTGTGGGCACTGCCATGTGTTTGCTCCTGATTTTGAAGATATTGCAAGG GCCTTACAAGGGACAGTGAAAGCGGGGAAAATTGACTGTGAGAGGTACCGATGGGTTTGCAGTGGTGCAGGTGTGAATGCATACCCTACAGTAAAGCTCTATGTTGGGTCACCGAATGGAGGCCGCCAAAATGTTAATGGAATAAACTTTCCTAACCTGAACAAACAAACTATATTGTCAAATATTCCAAGATATTTACCAAAGAATAGTAAGAATCATGACGAATTGTGA